A window from Chitinophaga filiformis encodes these proteins:
- a CDS encoding DUF6443 domain-containing protein: MIKKVMLQVLLFTMYALVIQAQNIPKQKFRPAATPATIPAAYTNTWVNYIRAWEPNVPSNDTAYLKSPSRTGAEVRQLTEYYDGLGRLIQRVEKAITPTGKDFVSPYVYDQYGQEVYKYLPYAPKTGNTSDGKFKTDPFNGQSAFYKDTVLNPAAAGESIYYGRIQYEAAPDGRPVKVFAQGNNWALEGGNRPQETRYQFNTVADSVRQYSVSGITGTPTSGGFYAAGTLHKETTINEEGMQAIEFTDKMGRSILKKIQNSYAPGTGHVGWNCTYQIYNTNGKLAFILSPKLIDIIKSHWTVTPYLIAELGYMYRYDQRERVIVEKTPGADSLEMVYDKRDRLVITRTGNLATMGMAKAILYDSLNRITGESLFYTGSTREYLQALMDTSSVANPAISVPFLTPEVMVPQHYIFYDNYNFTGVTAYATADLSNTRVGSNPYAEGMPAAPSTKTKGLITGRRVWDSSKNRWLTTTIYYNDRQRDIQTIEDNYGGGRDITNKVYDFSGKILATYLKHNNPQSTITPQTTVHTLYHYDDGGRLDSLIVTLNDNAALKRTLSVMSYNELGQLLTERLNPGAATQLETLSYDYNIRKWLRAVNKGYVNTVGSTSNWFGMELSYDLGFDSSEYSGNIAGIKFKGRGDGLARANGYSYDPCQRLTAAYYSQQNNGSTNWTQNLMDFSVSGLSYDNNGNIQAMKQRGMDGMVKKTIDSLEYGYVPYSNRLYYVTDKVNDPSSKLGDFTEIFNTIFQDYWFDRNGNMAKDKNKDIDTVIYDHNNLPVYYKVKGHGDVYLVRGGDGKQLAKVITDTSNTYRTVVTQYANGFIYLNGNADPNQPGYDTLQSIAHERGRIRAIYKSNQPVQFAFDYFIKNHTGGIEMVLGTRSDTALYAATMETAASAAENALFANIDATRSTKPVSYPTDNTTNPNDYVAKTGTNGQKTGPSLVLRVMAGDSITITSKAFYQSASANTAVNTAQDMVSSFLNAMSGVSLAEGIHQATGSNSPLTGFDGSIYSSVKNLDPNQNQATQPKAYLNFVLFDDQFNLVNENSGVRQVQGSTGQLINLVVNKMVVKKTGFLYVYESNESAVDVYFDNLIVTHNAGPLLEEHHYYPFGLEMAGISAKALKKSYISNNYLFQGKKFETGEFGDGWSANLYDFGARLYDPQIGRFHSPDPHGYKYAWISPYNFAFDNPVSFTDPDGRDAKPIEGGVKFTGIDAIAFYKKLRKALASGNKVAIHYVYESKTKNIYQNTINAMTKGHPMLLTYAARSKRDKEKVRDQALKPFQGQEQLAGYSRDEYPYAMTEEGGAGSEVMSVPIEEQQTQAGELGGLVTRNKLKKGDLIFVIPIGNGSDPATETKVKNVVFPLLKILINALQRFAPPIISPIITPEPSLFKPEII, from the coding sequence ATGATAAAGAAAGTTATGCTGCAAGTGCTGTTATTTACCATGTACGCACTTGTTATACAAGCACAGAATATCCCAAAACAAAAGTTCAGGCCAGCGGCAACACCTGCAACCATACCGGCCGCATATACCAATACATGGGTTAATTATATCCGTGCCTGGGAACCTAACGTGCCCAGCAACGATACCGCATACCTGAAATCTCCTAGCAGGACCGGCGCAGAGGTACGACAGCTCACTGAATATTACGATGGGCTTGGGCGGTTGATACAACGTGTAGAAAAAGCAATTACACCTACGGGTAAGGATTTTGTAAGCCCTTATGTGTACGACCAGTACGGGCAGGAAGTTTACAAATATTTGCCATATGCCCCCAAAACCGGCAATACCAGCGATGGTAAGTTTAAAACCGATCCTTTTAATGGGCAAAGTGCATTTTATAAGGATACCGTACTCAATCCGGCAGCTGCAGGCGAAAGCATTTATTACGGCCGCATACAGTACGAAGCGGCACCAGACGGGCGGCCAGTAAAGGTGTTTGCTCAAGGCAACAATTGGGCGCTGGAAGGTGGCAACAGACCGCAGGAAACGCGCTACCAATTTAATACCGTGGCCGATTCGGTGCGGCAGTACTCGGTATCGGGCATTACCGGAACCCCAACCTCCGGTGGCTTTTATGCCGCGGGTACATTGCATAAAGAAACTACAATTAACGAAGAGGGCATGCAAGCCATTGAGTTTACAGACAAAATGGGACGCAGCATTTTAAAAAAGATACAGAACTCGTACGCACCCGGAACAGGCCATGTAGGCTGGAACTGTACCTACCAGATTTACAACACCAATGGCAAATTGGCATTTATTCTTAGCCCCAAGCTTATTGATATTATCAAATCTCATTGGACTGTTACACCTTACCTTATTGCAGAACTGGGCTATATGTATCGGTACGACCAAAGGGAGCGGGTAATTGTAGAAAAAACTCCAGGTGCCGATTCCCTTGAAATGGTGTACGATAAGCGCGACAGGCTGGTGATTACAAGAACAGGCAACCTGGCCACAATGGGCATGGCCAAAGCCATTCTTTACGATTCGCTGAACCGCATAACTGGCGAAAGTTTGTTCTATACCGGTTCTACACGAGAATACCTGCAGGCATTGATGGATACCTCATCTGTGGCCAACCCAGCGATAAGCGTACCATTCCTTACACCTGAAGTAATGGTGCCCCAGCATTACATTTTTTACGACAACTATAACTTTACTGGCGTTACAGCTTATGCAACTGCAGATTTGAGCAATACCCGCGTAGGCAGCAACCCCTATGCCGAAGGCATGCCAGCGGCACCCAGCACCAAAACAAAAGGACTAATAACCGGCAGGCGCGTATGGGACAGCAGTAAAAACCGGTGGCTCACTACCACCATATACTATAACGACCGGCAACGCGACATCCAGACAATAGAAGACAACTACGGTGGCGGTAGAGATATTACGAATAAGGTATATGATTTTTCTGGTAAAATATTGGCCACCTACCTCAAACATAACAATCCGCAATCAACCATCACCCCGCAAACTACCGTGCATACCCTGTACCATTACGACGATGGAGGCCGTTTGGATTCGCTGATTGTAACGCTGAATGATAATGCGGCATTGAAACGTACGCTTAGTGTAATGAGCTACAATGAACTGGGGCAGTTGCTAACCGAAAGGTTAAACCCCGGTGCCGCTACGCAGCTGGAAACCTTATCCTACGATTACAACATCCGTAAGTGGTTGCGTGCCGTTAACAAGGGTTATGTGAATACCGTAGGCAGCACCTCCAACTGGTTTGGAATGGAGTTGAGTTATGACCTTGGTTTTGACAGCAGCGAATACAGCGGAAACATAGCTGGCATCAAGTTTAAAGGGCGTGGTGACGGGCTTGCACGGGCCAATGGCTACAGTTATGATCCTTGCCAGCGCCTTACTGCAGCCTATTACTCCCAGCAAAATAACGGCAGCACCAATTGGACGCAAAATCTAATGGATTTTTCGGTTAGCGGCTTATCGTACGACAACAATGGCAACATCCAGGCCATGAAGCAAAGGGGTATGGACGGGATGGTGAAAAAGACCATTGACAGCCTGGAATATGGCTACGTGCCTTATAGCAATAGGTTGTACTATGTTACAGACAAGGTCAATGATCCTAGTTCCAAACTGGGCGATTTTACCGAAATCTTTAACACTATTTTCCAGGACTACTGGTTTGACCGGAACGGTAATATGGCTAAAGATAAGAACAAGGACATAGATACCGTCATTTATGACCACAACAATTTGCCGGTTTATTACAAAGTAAAAGGTCATGGCGATGTTTACCTGGTGCGTGGTGGCGATGGGAAACAGCTGGCCAAAGTGATAACGGATACCAGCAATACCTACCGTACGGTAGTTACCCAATATGCCAACGGTTTCATTTACCTGAACGGAAATGCCGATCCTAACCAGCCAGGCTACGATACCCTTCAAAGCATAGCCCATGAGCGGGGCCGAATCAGGGCAATTTACAAGAGCAACCAGCCGGTGCAATTTGCTTTTGATTATTTTATAAAGAACCATACCGGTGGCATTGAAATGGTTTTAGGCACCCGGTCTGATACCGCCCTATATGCTGCTACAATGGAAACTGCCGCAAGCGCCGCAGAGAATGCATTGTTTGCCAATATTGATGCTACCCGGAGCACCAAACCTGTTTCTTATCCCACAGACAATACCACCAACCCGAACGACTATGTAGCCAAGACCGGCACAAATGGCCAGAAAACAGGGCCTTCGCTGGTGTTAAGGGTAATGGCTGGCGATTCCATCACCATAACCTCAAAAGCCTTTTACCAAAGTGCTTCGGCAAACACCGCCGTAAATACGGCGCAAGATATGGTCAGTTCCTTTTTGAATGCCATGAGCGGAGTAAGTTTAGCTGAGGGCATACACCAGGCAACGGGCAGCAATAGCCCGCTGACCGGGTTCGATGGCAGCATATACTCCAGCGTAAAAAACCTTGACCCGAACCAAAACCAGGCAACCCAGCCCAAGGCCTACCTCAACTTTGTGCTGTTTGACGATCAGTTTAACCTGGTTAACGAAAACTCGGGTGTACGGCAGGTACAGGGAAGTACGGGGCAACTTATTAACCTGGTGGTAAATAAAATGGTTGTTAAGAAAACCGGTTTCCTGTATGTATATGAGAGCAATGAAAGTGCAGTTGACGTTTATTTTGACAACCTGATTGTAACCCACAATGCCGGGCCATTATTGGAAGAACATCATTACTACCCCTTTGGCCTTGAAATGGCTGGCATAAGTGCCAAAGCCTTAAAAAAGAGCTATATTTCCAATAATTACCTATTTCAGGGTAAGAAGTTTGAAACCGGCGAGTTTGGTGATGGATGGAGTGCTAATTTGTACGATTTCGGAGCCAGGCTGTATGACCCGCAAATAGGTCGGTTTCACTCGCCGGATCCGCATGGATATAAATACGCCTGGATATCACCTTATAACTTTGCTTTTGACAATCCGGTCTCTTTCACGGATCCCGATGGTAGAGATGCCAAGCCCATTGAAGGCGGTGTGAAGTTTACAGGTATTGACGCCATAGCCTTTTACAAAAAACTCAGAAAAGCACTTGCATCAGGCAACAAAGTGGCAATCCATTATGTTTACGAATCAAAAACCAAGAATATTTACCAAAATACAATAAACGCCATGACCAAAGGCCATCCAATGTTGCTCACCTACGCTGCACGAAGTAAAAGAGATAAAGAAAAGGTGAGAGACCAGGCGTTAAAGCCATTTCAAGGGCAGGAACAACTTGCAGGATATTCCCGTGATGAATATCCATATGCCATGACCGAGGAAGGTGGTGCCGGTTCTGAGGTCATGTCTGTTCCCATTGAGGAACAACAAACACAGGCAGGGGAACTGGGCGGGCTGGTTACAAGAAATAAGCTGAAAAAGGGTGATCTGATTTTCGTAATTCCAATTGGCAACGGAAGTGACCCCGCAACCGAGACCAAGGTTAAGAATGTGGTATTTCCGTTGTTGAAAATATTGATAAATGCGTTACAGCGTTTTGCACCTCCGATAATATCACCTATTATTACACCCGAGCCGAGTCTCTTTAAACCGGAAATCATTTAA
- a CDS encoding SMI1/KNR4 family protein: MSVTPVLKKLEHFFVTQQSIAFSLLQNGISRAEIDEMKKALNLSFPPEVYELFEWKNGIRDLSKITIGASLLFRWGAMVPFDQFIEVYHASQKAKSYPNHYFPIFTNGGGDYILVNCNKDDAFYGYLYWHSPALYGTELDARYTSLSTLLECVLECFEAGGYYFESGIFEEDSDLSDPILDKYELQEEE; this comes from the coding sequence ATGAGCGTTACTCCAGTCTTAAAAAAACTCGAACACTTCTTTGTAACTCAGCAGTCGATCGCCTTTTCTCTGCTTCAGAATGGGATTTCCAGAGCTGAAATAGATGAGATGAAAAAGGCTTTAAACCTCAGTTTTCCACCAGAGGTTTATGAGCTTTTTGAATGGAAGAATGGAATAAGAGATTTAAGCAAAATAACGATAGGTGCTTCTCTTCTTTTTCGCTGGGGAGCGATGGTTCCATTTGACCAGTTTATTGAGGTTTATCATGCATCGCAAAAAGCTAAAAGCTATCCGAACCACTATTTTCCGATTTTTACAAATGGCGGCGGGGATTATATTCTGGTTAACTGCAATAAAGATGATGCTTTTTATGGTTACTTGTATTGGCACTCTCCGGCCCTATACGGGACTGAACTTGATGCCAGATACACCTCCCTCAGCACATTATTAGAATGTGTACTGGAATGTTTTGAGGCGGGAGGCTATTACTTTGAGAGCGGGATATTTGAAGAAGATTCAGACCTGTCAGATCCAATCTTAGATAAATATGAGCTGCAGGAAGAGGAATAA
- a CDS encoding helix-turn-helix domain-containing protein: protein MTTTTMNKIKNHGRAIKRIREMRDMKQQSLGDLLGKIRNEVWDQKKISALEAKEAIEPNLLADVSKALGVTPESIENFDESVALNVFANTFNSNDTSTLNAINYGCTFNPIDKIVEILQEQNKVKDEMIRELINKLAK from the coding sequence ATGACAACTACTACTATGAATAAGATCAAAAACCATGGCAGAGCGATAAAACGTATCAGGGAAATGCGTGACATGAAGCAACAGTCACTAGGGGACTTGCTCGGTAAAATAAGGAATGAAGTATGGGACCAAAAGAAAATATCCGCACTGGAAGCAAAAGAAGCAATTGAACCAAATTTGCTTGCTGATGTAAGCAAGGCGTTAGGTGTAACACCTGAATCAATTGAAAACTTTGACGAAAGTGTAGCATTGAACGTGTTTGCAAACACTTTTAATAGTAATGATACATCAACGTTGAACGCAATTAACTATGGATGTACATTCAACCCTATTGACAAGATAGTGGAAATACTACAAGAACAAAATAAGGTGAAGGATGAAATGATTCGGGAACTGATAAATAAGTTAGCTAAGTGA
- a CDS encoding IS256 family transposase — MDNQQPQFSKEFFKQFKNKEEFHAFFNSLFKQGVEEMLKGELDEHLGYEKHSPEGRNSGNSRNGSYKKKIKTESLGDLALNIPRDRNSEFDPVLIPKGQRMSDKLEEAIIGMYSRGMTTSDISDQVKEVYGVDVSEGTISNVTNRISEHVKSWQNRVLEPVYFMVWMDGIVLKVKQNGKYINKCIYLVIGLKNDGLKEVLGMWMAETESASFWMSVLTDLKARGVEDILIACTDNLKGFTDAIKGVFPQTITQLCVVHQIRNSCKYVVWKDRKEFCADLKEVYGAPNRAAAEHALVTCSDKWGAKYRHAIQSWENNWDNLTSYFDFPMEIRKIMYTTNTIENLNRGIRKYTKTKVQFTDDAAAQKAVYLAIMNIEKKWSMPIHNWGLVLHQYLTIFENRCRI, encoded by the coding sequence ATGGACAATCAACAACCACAATTCTCGAAGGAGTTCTTCAAGCAGTTTAAGAACAAAGAGGAGTTTCACGCCTTTTTCAATAGCCTGTTTAAGCAGGGTGTGGAAGAAATGCTGAAGGGAGAACTCGATGAACATCTTGGTTATGAGAAACATAGCCCTGAAGGAAGAAACTCAGGTAATAGCCGCAATGGCTCTTACAAAAAGAAAATTAAGACAGAATCTCTCGGCGACCTTGCCCTTAATATTCCCCGTGATCGTAATAGTGAGTTTGACCCAGTCCTTATTCCCAAGGGACAACGGATGAGTGATAAGCTGGAAGAGGCTATTATCGGCATGTACAGCCGCGGAATGACAACCTCAGACATTAGTGATCAGGTGAAAGAGGTATACGGTGTAGACGTAAGCGAAGGCACCATTTCCAATGTCACTAATCGTATCTCGGAGCATGTAAAAAGCTGGCAGAACAGGGTTCTTGAGCCTGTTTACTTTATGGTCTGGATGGATGGAATAGTGCTGAAAGTCAAGCAAAACGGTAAGTATATCAACAAATGCATATACCTGGTAATCGGACTGAAAAATGATGGGTTGAAAGAAGTGTTGGGCATGTGGATGGCAGAAACTGAATCCGCCTCCTTCTGGATGAGCGTTTTAACCGATTTAAAGGCTCGAGGAGTAGAGGATATATTAATTGCCTGCACTGATAACTTAAAAGGCTTTACAGATGCTATTAAGGGTGTATTCCCACAAACAATTACCCAGCTGTGTGTTGTCCATCAGATCCGCAATAGCTGTAAATATGTGGTATGGAAGGACAGGAAAGAGTTTTGTGCTGATCTGAAGGAAGTTTATGGAGCGCCTAATCGCGCAGCTGCAGAGCATGCGTTAGTCACTTGTTCTGATAAGTGGGGGGCTAAATACAGACATGCGATTCAATCGTGGGAGAACAACTGGGATAATCTTACCAGCTACTTTGACTTCCCAATGGAGATCCGCAAGATCATGTATACCACAAATACCATCGAAAATCTTAATAGGGGCATCCGCAAGTATACTAAGACCAAAGTTCAATTTACGGATGATGCTGCGGCTCAAAAGGCCGTTTACCTGGCTATCATGAACATTGAAAAAAAATGGAGCATGCCTATCCATAACTGGGGGCTGGTGCTCCATCAATATTTAACTATTTTTGAAAACAGATGTCGGATTTGA